The following nucleotide sequence is from Candidatus Bipolaricaulota bacterium.
TGAACCAAATTCCAAATTTTAATGAATTGCGCGGCCAGATCTTTATCCTTGACCTTGTACTCGCCGTTCAATTGCTTAACCACCAATTCGCTGTCCAAATAACAATTCACTTCTTCCGGCTTTAAATCTTTGGCATAAGCCAAACCGGCCAAAAGCGCTTGGTATTCAGCTTGATTGTTGGTGGTCTCGCCGATATATCGGCTGATTTTTTTAATCGATTTGCCGGTGTCGTTTTCAATAATAACTCCGATGGCCGCCGGACCCGGATTGCCTCTGGCTCCGCCGTCGGAAAAAATCACTATTTTCATATCATCTCAGGACAATTATAAAATATTTCTGGCGCCGGACAAATAATTCAAAAACACCTTTAGAATCATGGCGTCGGTCATGAATTCTATGGGCGCCAGGTTG
It contains:
- a CDS encoding ribonuclease HI family protein is translated as MKIVIFSDGGARGNPGPAAIGVIIENDTGKSIKKISRYIGETTNNQAEYQALLAGLAYAKDLKPEEVNCYLDSELVVKQLNGEYKVKDKDLAAQFIKIWNLVHDFKKVVFHHVPREKNKKADALVNSALDRRAEEKK